A single Pseudodesulfovibrio aespoeensis Aspo-2 DNA region contains:
- a CDS encoding sigma-54-dependent Fis family transcriptional regulator, with protein MAPTVHGLKLSALLAICQVIDQALHLESALDGVLGILSELLSMQRATVTLYDPETGHLSINASYGLTREEKQRGVYRLDEGVTGRIFQTGEPYFVPDIDKEPLFLDKTGSRKIRRGMISFIGVPIVLHGEPIGVLNVDRLFEDEIAFEEDVDFLKVVATLIAQFISLNEKIMEREAVLKRENTSLKYQISKNTKGPYIVGQSAPMIEVQRQIEKVSPTRATVLLLGESGVGKTLIARIIHEISDRKGHPFIKVNCASIPANLLESELFGHEKGAFTGATNTRPGRFEEADNGTIFLDEIGELPMGLQAKLLRVIQDKELERLGSNRTRHIDVRILAATNRDLGDLVEHGQFRLDLYYRLNVFPIRVPSLRERKDDITGLLNHFLSEVAENYGRHIHFTPTALDALIRYDWPGNVREMQNLIERLVIMADTERISLEFLKSYLAPGQIATVQEALHSNGEGLHCTSLKEVERNEVMAALERSGWVQYKAAEALSLSARQMGYRVKKYNLESMIAEGRARLRRMR; from the coding sequence ATGGCTCCCACTGTCCACGGACTCAAACTCTCGGCCCTGCTGGCCATCTGTCAGGTCATCGATCAGGCTCTGCATTTGGAGTCGGCCCTGGACGGCGTGCTTGGCATCCTGTCGGAACTGCTGAGCATGCAACGCGCCACGGTCACGCTCTACGATCCCGAAACCGGACACCTGTCCATCAATGCCTCCTACGGCCTGACCCGCGAGGAGAAGCAGCGCGGCGTCTACCGGCTTGACGAGGGGGTCACGGGCCGCATCTTCCAGACCGGCGAGCCCTACTTCGTGCCCGATATCGACAAGGAGCCGCTGTTTCTGGACAAGACCGGCTCGCGCAAGATCCGCCGGGGCATGATCTCGTTCATCGGGGTGCCCATCGTCCTGCACGGCGAACCCATCGGCGTGCTCAATGTGGACCGGTTGTTCGAGGACGAGATCGCCTTTGAGGAGGATGTGGATTTCCTCAAGGTGGTGGCCACCCTCATCGCCCAGTTCATCAGCCTCAACGAGAAGATCATGGAGCGCGAGGCTGTGCTCAAGCGCGAGAACACCTCGCTCAAATACCAGATATCCAAGAACACCAAGGGGCCGTACATCGTGGGCCAGAGCGCGCCCATGATCGAGGTGCAGCGGCAGATCGAAAAGGTCTCGCCCACCAGGGCCACGGTGCTGCTGCTCGGCGAGTCCGGGGTGGGCAAGACGCTCATCGCCCGCATCATCCACGAGATTTCCGACCGCAAGGGGCACCCCTTCATCAAGGTCAACTGCGCCTCCATCCCGGCCAACCTCCTCGAATCCGAGCTGTTCGGCCACGAGAAGGGGGCGTTCACCGGAGCCACGAACACCCGTCCGGGCCGCTTCGAGGAGGCGGACAACGGCACCATCTTCCTCGACGAGATTGGCGAGTTGCCCATGGGCCTGCAAGCCAAGCTGCTGCGCGTGATCCAGGACAAGGAACTGGAACGCCTCGGCTCCAACCGCACCCGCCACATCGACGTTCGCATCCTGGCCGCCACCAACCGCGACCTGGGCGATCTGGTGGAGCACGGCCAGTTCCGGCTTGATCTCTACTACCGGCTCAACGTCTTTCCCATCCGGGTGCCATCGCTGCGCGAGCGAAAAGACGACATCACCGGTCTGCTCAACCACTTCCTGAGCGAAGTGGCCGAGAACTACGGGCGGCACATCCACTTCACCCCAACCGCCCTGGACGCCCTGATCCGCTACGACTGGCCCGGCAACGTGCGCGAGATGCAAAACCTCATCGAGCGGCTGGTCATCATGGCCGACACCGAGCGCATCAGCCTGGAATTCCTCAAGTCGTACCTTGCCCCAGGCCAGATCGCCACGGTCCAGGAGGCGCTCCATTCAAACGGCGAGGGGCTGCACTGCACCTCGCTCAAGGAGGTGGAGCGCAACGAGGTCATGGCCGCGCTGGAGCGCAGCGGCTGGGTCCAGTACAAGGCCGCCGAGGCGCTGAGCCTGTCCGCCCGCCAGATGGGCTACCGGGTCAAGAAATACAACCTGGAAAGCATGATCGCCGAAGGAAGGGCGCGCCTTCGCCGCATGCGCTGA